tttaaaaaaaaatgcaattaaaaagaTACTTTGAAATCCTcataaatgcaattttaatgttattcCAGAGTTACAATATGATCTCATACctttacaaatatgttttatacattcttctattaattaataataatcgattaaaaatatttttttattttagaagtcAACAACACTAAACCCCAAAgtgaacttttaaattaaataaaataatttaataacaatatccGCTGCgtattaaatagaaaacaaaaaaattcactaaatgcaaattatttcaatttgaattttatgcaatttgtggtttaaaatatttctatacaacaaaaacaacaaattgatgacaaataaaatacaaaaattaaaacacacaaaaaaaaaacgaaaaataataaataaatcaatcaatgtaaatatcaacatataTGACAAATTATGGCAACAATTTATACAAACTATGAGAGAGATTAAGAAACAGAGAGTAAAATATCTAGATTTCGGtcaattttaattgtttgcatacaaaatgttatttgtactttgtatataatttttttagttttgttttagttttttgctctacaatttatttatttgctatttattatagaattttaattaggTAATATTTTcgcttaattataattaaaagtaataataattatttcaattaaaaatgtgaattaaaTAAAGTGCAAGACTGTAGTAGAGGTAAAATGTCTTAAGAaaattctatagactactctatagaacTCAATAGAATAATTTCTAGACTACTCTATGGTCTTTTCTCTATTGACTATTGactgttttatacatttgcTCTAGACACgtctatggactactctatagactagtccgtggactactctatagactaatctatggattgctctataaactagtctatggaatactctatagagtagtctatcgactattctatggagtagtccatactatatagactagtcgatgGACTGCTCTAGAGACTAATCGATGGACTACTCTAGAGACTAATCgatggactactctatagactagtctatggactactctaGAGACTAATCgatggactactctatagactagtctatggactactctatagactagtctatggactactctatagactagtcaatggactactctatagactagtctatggactactctatagactagtctatggactactctatagactagtctatggactactctatagactagtctatggactactctatagactagtctatggattactttatagactagtctatggactactttatagactagtctatgggcaattctatagattagtctatggactacatactagtctatggactacagactagtctatggactacagactagtctatggactacagactagtctatggactacagactagtctatgcactacagactagtctatggacatcagactagtctatggactacagactagtctatggactacagactagtctatggactacagaatagtctatggactacagactagtctatggactacagactactctatggactactctatagattaatctatggactactctatagattagtctatggactactctatagattagtctatagactactctatagattaTTAtatggtctactctatagactagtctatggactactctatagactagtctatggactactctatagaccagtctatggactactctatagaccagtctatggactactctataaaccagtctatggactactctatagaccagtctatggactactctatagaccagtctatggactactctatagaccagtctatggactactctatagaccagtctatggNNNNNNNNNNNNNNNNNNNNNNNNNNNNNNNNNNNNNNNNNNNNNNNNNNNNNNNNNNNNNNNNNNNNNNNNNNNNNNNNNNNNNNNNNNNNNNNNNNNNatagactagactatagactagactatagactagactatagactagactatagactagactatagactagactatagactagactatagactagactatatacttgactttagactagactatagactagtgccGAAAAAGTATTATTGTACTGAGTTTACCTTATCTGCTGTGTAGTACACTGCAGAGTGGTAGCTTTAGCAGCAGCCTCTgtagatttttttggtttttagaaaattgtatttaaactgGCAAATAACAGAGAAACTTTTAAAAGCAACTTGTTGTCGTCTAtacatttttaacttattttatttttattttgcctgCATTCAagcacaaaattattttttaaacaaaaattaagaaaaaaaatgtatttactaTTTGTTAAAgggttttttaaggttttttctctcatttttatttgtctaaaaataaacaatgcgcaattataggtattttattttttttttttttaatttttaaacacaagAACAAAAACTTCTTAAACCAGTTCCTTTTTTGGAAACCATAAAAGGAATGCTGGTTGCTGAAGTaacgaaaatcttttaaaactttttgggttttttaaatgaagaaaatggAATAGGAATCTTTTTTAAtgtatatcatttgtattttattgtcttATGTCAGGAATAAAATTACCTTAAAATACTTATTTCAGTCTAATTAATTTAGGGTTTAAGGAACATGTTGAAAGAGTTTACTAAATGGTAGTCTTTAAATCGAGTTCTAGTACTATACAAGTTTAAAATGCTAACAGTATGAGACTCTTATTAGGTTGACTGTTATAACTGTTATCTAAAAGGTTATTTATATATCTTCGATATTTATAGAGAAAAGCATTGTTAGTTTCcagttttaataaactttttaacatcACTAAATATTTCTCAAATAAACTTCTACTTAATCTTTCTTAAAAACCTcaactaaaacaattttttcttctctttttcatTGCAGCTTTCATTAGCAAAGGAATTTCACGTAATACCGCTTTTATGCCCCTAAAAAAGCTTCAACAGCTTAAGAAAATCCATAAAATCTAAACATATAAATtagatttatatattaaatttactcACCAAAGGTTACTTTCAATcaaaagtatacaaaaaaaaaaaaagaaacgtccccccaaacaaaacaacaattaaaattcatcttaacaaaataaaaagaaaaatcacgGCTACAAAATGGCTCAACGAagtcatcaatattttagtttgcGATGGAATAACTATCAAAACACCATGACTTCGGTGTTTCAGCAATTGCGTGAAGATTTATCATTTGTTGATGTAACCCTATCATGTGAACATGGTTCTCTTAAGGCCCACaaggtaaaatataaatattattattgtttctttCTCTTTATTGATAacatttcatttcgttttttttctaaaacacagGTGGTGCTTTCAGCTTGTTCatcatattttcaaaaattattattggaGAATCCCTGCAAACATCCAACTATAATATTGCCAGGCGATATTATATTTACAGATTTAAAAACTATCATTGATTTTGTTTATCGTGGTGAAATTGATGTAACCGAATCAGAATTACAGGTAAGTTAAtagaataattaagaaaaatcatAAACTTTGGTTAATTAAGAATTAAAAGATGAATCAACAGAAAGAAAACAAAGCATACAAGGCAAAATAATTGACTCTTGGCTAATTGAAAGTTGGCTACAGTATTGAAAACAACACTGAAAAATCTAGTAAATTTCGATCTAATATATTGATTCAATAGATTagataaatattagtttatattattatggagtagtccatagactagtctatagggtagtccatatactagtttatagagtagtccatagactattctatagagtagtccatagactagtctatagggtagtccatagactagtctatagagtagtgcATCGACTAATCTATATAGTAGTCCATCGACTAGTATATAGAGTAGTccatcgactagtctatagagtagtccatcgactagtctatagagtagtccatcGACTAGTCTCTAGAGTTGTCCATCGACTATTCTCTAGAGTAATCCATCGACTAGTCTCTAGAGTAGTCCATCGACTAGTCTCTAGAGTAGTCCATCGACTAATCTCTAGAgtagtccatagagtagtccatagactactctatagagtagtccatagactagcctatagagtagtccatagactagtcNNNNNNNNNNNNNNNNNNNNNNNNNNNNNNNNNNNNNNNNNNNNNNNNNNNNNNNNNNNNNNNNNNNNNNNNNNNNNNNNNNNNNNNNNNNNNNNNNNNNctatagtctagtctatagtctagtctatagtctagtctatagtctagtctatagtgtagtctatagtctagtctatagtctagtctatagtctatagtctagtctatattctccgatctatagtcttgtctattctttagtctatagtctagtttattctctatgttatagtgtagtctgtagtctagtctatagtcttgtctatagtcttgtctatagtctagtccatagtctagtctattatctagtctacagtcttgtctattctttattctatagtctagactacagttttTGCTAAAGTCTGTCcattctattgtctagcctattgtctagtctattgtctagtctgttgtctactacatagtttagtatataatctagtctatagtctagtctatagtcttgtttatagtctagtctatagtctaatttatagtctagtctatagcctagtccatagtctactctatagtctattctatagtctaatctattgtctactctattgtctagtctatggtttagcctatagtctagtctattacctagtgcattgtctagtctattatctagtgtattgtctattctttagtttagtctatagtctagtctattgtctagtgaaTTGTCTATtctttagattagtctatagtcaagtctataatcttgtctatagtttagtctatggactagtttatagtctagtctatagtctatagtctagtttatatttagtccatagtctattttatagtgtagtccatagtctagtctattgtctagtctatagtctagtctattgtctattctttagtttagtctatagtctagtctattgtctaatgtATTGTCAAGTATATTGTCCAttctttagtttagactattgtctagtgtattgtctagtctattgtctagtgaaTTGCctattctttagtttagtctatagtctcttctatagtctagtttatagtctagtctatagcctagtttatagtctagtctatagtctagtgttagTGTACACAGTCAAGTACTCTTTTTTGTATTAatctattgtttaaaattttctacaattttaaaatttcaattttccattCCTGCACTATACAACAGTATAAATGTggcatcaacaaaaaaaatttgaagacaaaaaaaacttttttttttcaaaaatacaatgcaatacaaacaacaacatcagaGGCAACATTTGCAGTGAGTATTTCTGTTCGTATAGAGGTACCTTAATCATTcacttttacattttataaattgtacataaaatatgtatttccaTTGCAATTGAAGGGCTTTTAAGTGaaataaccaacaacaacaacagcagcatttaaaatcaattttcgtttttgttgttgttcatgttTCTCTATTTCTGTGAACCAAAAcgtacaaaaaaatgtaaagcaT
The window above is part of the Lucilia cuprina isolate Lc7/37 chromosome 6, ASM2204524v1, whole genome shotgun sequence genome. Proteins encoded here:
- the LOC111686029 gene encoding broad-complex core protein isoforms 1/2/3/4/5-like, with the translated sequence MAQRSHQYFSLRWNNYQNTMTSVFQQLREDLSFVDVTLSCEHGSLKAHKVVLSACSSYFQKLLLENPCKHPTIILPGDIIFTDLKTIIDFVYRGEIDVTESELQVS